One window from the genome of Oncorhynchus kisutch isolate 150728-3 linkage group LG21, Okis_V2, whole genome shotgun sequence encodes:
- the parp1 gene encoding poly [ADP-ribose] polymerase 1 isoform X1 produces the protein MADAQEDKLYKAEYAKSGRASCKKCKENIAKDSLRMAIMVQSPMFDGKVPHWHHFSCFWLRASAQSPADIAGFSDLRWEDQEKVKKAIETGGAAGGKGDVKGGAKGEKTLNDFAVEYAKSNRSTCKGCEQKIEKDQIRVSKKTIDPEKPQLGLIDRWYHTACFVGRREELVFKPEYSAAQLKGFNTLRVEDKEELKRRLPAVKSKGKRETDEVDGEGASKKKKDEEEKKKVDLQMKEQSQLIWGIKDKLRQFCSTNDMKELLIANGQEVPSGESNVVDSLGDCMAFGALKPCEECQGQLVFKSDAYYCTGDLSAWTKCVFKTQLPNRKGWVIPKEFHELPFLKKFKFKRQDRVFPKVAPPPASSASAPVPSASSAPSIPLPEGAPADKPLTGMKLLTVGKLRQNKDELKAAVEELGGKITGTANKATLCLSTKKEVEKMSKKMEEAEEAGVRVVSEDFLTDIKSSGKALQELVSLHAISPWGAEVKLETQAQSAASRSGAMAGKSTKRVKEEEAFSGVSKASKKMKLTVKGGAAVDPDSCLENSAHVLDQNGKIFSATLGLVDIVRGTNSYYKLQLLEDDVHKRYWVFRSWGRVGTTIGGNKLDKFHDKNSAMDNFLGVYEEKTGNAWGSSHFTKYPNRFYPLEIDYGQDEEAVKRLTASAGTNSLLARPVQELIRTIFDVESMKKAMVEFEIDLQKMPLGKLSKRQIQSAYALLSEVQQAVSDSSSESHILDLSNRFYTLIPHDFGMKKPPLLSNLDYIQAKVQMLDNLLDIEVAYSLLKGGAEDNKKDPIDINYEKLKTKIEVVDKTTKEAEIILQYVKNTHAATHNTYTLEVEEIFKIVREGEYQKYRPFQDLPNRQLLWHGSRATNYAGILSQGLRIAPPEAPVTGYMFGKGVYFADMVSKSANYCHTSQSDPTGLLLLGEVALGNMHELKKASHITKLPKGKHSVKGLGRNAPDPSATVTLDGVQVPLGKGTNTNIDDTSLLYNEYIVYDVAQVNLKYLLKIKFNYQMSMW, from the exons atgGCAGATGCACAAGAGGACAAGCTTTACAAAGCTGAATATGCCAAAAGTGGACGTGCTTCGTGCAAGAAATGCAAGGAAAACATAGCAAAGGATTCGCTGCGGATGGCTATCATGGTGCAG TCGCCCATGTTTGACGGTAAGGTGCCCCACTGGCACCACTTCTCCTGCTTCTGGCTGCGGGCGTCTGCCCAGTCTCCTGCAGACATCGCTGGATTCTCTGACCTGCGATGGGAGGACCAGGAGAAGGTCAAGAAGGCCATCGAGACTGGGGGAGCTGCAGGAG GAAAAGGTGATGTGAAGGGTGGGGCCAAAGGGGAGAAGACTCTGAATGACTTTGCAGTGGAGTATGCCAAGTCCAATCGCAGCACATGTAAAGGGTGTGAGCAGAAAATTGAAAAG gACCAGATCCGTGTATCTAAGAAGACGATTGACCCAGAGAAGCCCCAGCTGGGGTTGATAGACCGCTGGTACCATACCGCCTGCTTTGTGGGCCGCAGGGAGGAGCTCGTCTTCAAACCAGAATACAGTGCCGCTCAGCTCAAAGGCTTTAACACACTCAGGGTGGAGGACAAGGAGGAGCTGAAGAGAAGGCTGCCCGCCGTCAAATCTAAAGG aaagagagagactgatgaggtAGATGGAGAAGGGGCatcgaagaagaagaaggatgaggaggagaagaagaaagtgGACTTGCAGATGAAG GAGCAGAGCCAGCTGATCTGGGGCATCAAGGACAAGCTCAGGCAGTTCTGTTCTACCAATGACATGAAGGAGCTGCTCATCGCCAACGGACAGGAAGTGCCCTCTGGAGAGTCCAAT GTGGTGGACAGCCTAGGAGACTGCATGGCCTTTGGCGCACTGAAGCCCTGCGAGGAGTGCCAGGGCCAGCTGGTGTTCAAGAGCGACGCCTACTACTGCACTGGAGACCTCTCCGCCTGGACCAAGTGTGTGTTCAAGACCCAGCTGCCCAACCGCAAGGGCTGGGTCATCCCCAAG GAGTTCCATGAGCTTCCCTTCCTCAAGAAGTTCAAGTTTAAGAGACAGGACCGGGTGTTCCCCAAGGTggcccctcccccagcctcttcTGCATCCGCTCCCGTCCCCAGTGCCTCCAGTGCTCCCAGTATACCCCTCCCAGAGGGAGCCCCTGCAG ATAAGCCTCTGACAGGGATGAAGTTGCTGACTGTGGGCAAGCTGAGACAGAACAAGGATGAGCTGAAGGCTGCTGTGGAGGAGCTGGGCGGGAAGATCACCGGCACAGCCAATAAGGCTACTCTCTGCCTCAGCACCAAGA aggaggtagagaagaTGAGTAAGAAgatggaggaggcagaggaggcgGGCGTGCGCGTGGTCTCAGAGGACTTCCTTACTGACATCAAGTCCTCGGGCAAGGCCCTGCAGGAGCTGGTCTCCCTGCACGCCATCTCCCCCTGGGGGGCCGAGGTCAAACTAGAGACCCAGGCTCAGTCAGCAGCCTCCAGGTCTGGAGCCATGGCTGGCAAGAGCACCAAGAgggtgaaggaggaggaag CTTTTTCAGGTGTTAGCAAGGCCAGTAAGAAGATGAAGCTGACTGTGAAAGGAGGGGCAGCAGTGGACCCAGACTCATGTCTAGAGAACAGTGCTCATGTCCTGGATCAGAATGGCAAGATCTTCAGCGCTACGCTAGGTCTGGTGGACATCGTCAGGGGAACCAACTCCTACTACAAACTGCAGCTGTTGGAGGACGATGTGCATAAACG GTACTGGGTGTTCCGCTCCTGGGGCAGAGTGGGCACCACCATCGGGGGAAATAAGCTGGATAAGTTCCATGATAAGAACTCTGCCATGGACAACTTCCTGGGTGTGTACGAAGAGAAGACAGGAAACGCCTGGGGCTCTTCCCACTTCACCAAGTATCCCAACAGGTTCTACCCTCTGGAGATCGACTACGGTCAG GATGAGGAGGCGGTGAAGAGGCTGACAGCCAGTGCTGGTACAAACTCTCTGCTGGCCAGGCCTGTCCAGGAACTCATCAGGACCATCTTTGATGTGGAGAGCATGAAGAAGGCCATGGTAGAGTTTGAG ATTGACCTCCAGAAGATGCCGCTGGGGAAGCTGAGTAAGAGGCAGATTCAGAGTGCCTACGCCCTCCTCAGTGAGGTGCAGCAGGCTGTGTCGGACAGTTCCTCAGAGTCCCACATTCTGGACCTGTCCAATCGCTTCTACACCCTCATACCTCACGACTTTGGCATGAAGAAACCACCGCTGCTCAGCAACCTTGACTACATTCAG GCTAAGGTCCAGATGTTGGACAACCTGCTGGACATTGAAGTGGCCTACAGTCTGCTGAAAGGAGGGGCAGAGGATAACAAGAAGGACCCTATCGACATCAACTATGAGAAACTCAAAACCAAGATTGAG GTTGTTGACAAGACCACAAAGGAGGCAGAGATCATTCTGCAGTATGTCAAGAACACACACGCTGCTACACACAACACCTACACACTGGAAGTTGAGGAG ATCTTTAAGATCGTTAGGGAGGGAGAGTACCAGAAGTACCGCCCCTTCCAGGATCTGCCTAATCGACAGCTTCTGTGGCACGGTTCTCGTGCCACCAACTACGCTGGTATCCTTTCTCAGGGTCTGCGTATCGCCCCTCCTGAAGCCCCCGTG ACGGGTTACATGTTTGGCAAAGGTGTGTACTTTGCCGACATGGTGTCCAAGTCGGCCAACTACTGCCACACCTCCCAGTCCGACCCAACTGGCCTACTTCTACTGGGAGAGGTCGCCCTCGGAAACAT GCATGAACTGAAGAAGGCCTCACACATCACAAAACTACCCAAGGGTAAACACAGTGTGAAAG GTTTGGGTCGAAACGCCCCAGATCCTAGTGCCACTGTCACTTTAGATGGGGTGCAAGTGCCTCTGGGAAAAGGAACCAACACCAACATCGACGACACGAGTCTGCTGTACAACGA ATACATTGTGTATGATGTGGCACAGGTGAACCTGAAGTACCTGCTGAAGATCAAGTTCAACTACCAGATGTCCATGTGGTGA
- the parp1 gene encoding poly [ADP-ribose] polymerase 1 isoform X2, translating to MADAQEDKLYKAEYAKSGRASCKKCKENIAKDSLRMAIMVQSPMFDGKVPHWHHFSCFWLRASAQSPADIAGFSDLRWEDQEKVKKAIETGGAAGGKGDVKGGAKGEKTLNDFAVEYAKSNRSTCKGCEQKIEKDQIRVSKKTIDPEKPQLGLIDRWYHTACFVGRREELVFKPEYSAAQLKGFNTLRVEDKEELKRRLPAVKSKGKRETDEVDGEGASKKKKDEEEKKKVDLQMKEQSQLIWGIKDKLRQFCSTNDMKELLIANGQEVPSGESNVVDSLGDCMAFGALKPCEECQGQLVFKSDAYYCTGDLSAWTKCVFKTQLPNRKGWVIPKEFHELPFLKKFKFKRQDRVFPKVAPPPASSASAPVPSASSAPSIPLPEGAPADKPLTGMKLLTVGKLRQNKDELKAAVEELGGKITGTANKATLCLSTKKEVEKMSKKMEEAEEAGVRVVSEDFLTDIKSSGKALQELVSLHAISPWGAEVKLETQAQSAASRSGAMAGKSTKRVKEEEGVSKASKKMKLTVKGGAAVDPDSCLENSAHVLDQNGKIFSATLGLVDIVRGTNSYYKLQLLEDDVHKRYWVFRSWGRVGTTIGGNKLDKFHDKNSAMDNFLGVYEEKTGNAWGSSHFTKYPNRFYPLEIDYGQDEEAVKRLTASAGTNSLLARPVQELIRTIFDVESMKKAMVEFEIDLQKMPLGKLSKRQIQSAYALLSEVQQAVSDSSSESHILDLSNRFYTLIPHDFGMKKPPLLSNLDYIQAKVQMLDNLLDIEVAYSLLKGGAEDNKKDPIDINYEKLKTKIEVVDKTTKEAEIILQYVKNTHAATHNTYTLEVEEIFKIVREGEYQKYRPFQDLPNRQLLWHGSRATNYAGILSQGLRIAPPEAPVTGYMFGKGVYFADMVSKSANYCHTSQSDPTGLLLLGEVALGNMHELKKASHITKLPKGKHSVKGLGRNAPDPSATVTLDGVQVPLGKGTNTNIDDTSLLYNEYIVYDVAQVNLKYLLKIKFNYQMSMW from the exons atgGCAGATGCACAAGAGGACAAGCTTTACAAAGCTGAATATGCCAAAAGTGGACGTGCTTCGTGCAAGAAATGCAAGGAAAACATAGCAAAGGATTCGCTGCGGATGGCTATCATGGTGCAG TCGCCCATGTTTGACGGTAAGGTGCCCCACTGGCACCACTTCTCCTGCTTCTGGCTGCGGGCGTCTGCCCAGTCTCCTGCAGACATCGCTGGATTCTCTGACCTGCGATGGGAGGACCAGGAGAAGGTCAAGAAGGCCATCGAGACTGGGGGAGCTGCAGGAG GAAAAGGTGATGTGAAGGGTGGGGCCAAAGGGGAGAAGACTCTGAATGACTTTGCAGTGGAGTATGCCAAGTCCAATCGCAGCACATGTAAAGGGTGTGAGCAGAAAATTGAAAAG gACCAGATCCGTGTATCTAAGAAGACGATTGACCCAGAGAAGCCCCAGCTGGGGTTGATAGACCGCTGGTACCATACCGCCTGCTTTGTGGGCCGCAGGGAGGAGCTCGTCTTCAAACCAGAATACAGTGCCGCTCAGCTCAAAGGCTTTAACACACTCAGGGTGGAGGACAAGGAGGAGCTGAAGAGAAGGCTGCCCGCCGTCAAATCTAAAGG aaagagagagactgatgaggtAGATGGAGAAGGGGCatcgaagaagaagaaggatgaggaggagaagaagaaagtgGACTTGCAGATGAAG GAGCAGAGCCAGCTGATCTGGGGCATCAAGGACAAGCTCAGGCAGTTCTGTTCTACCAATGACATGAAGGAGCTGCTCATCGCCAACGGACAGGAAGTGCCCTCTGGAGAGTCCAAT GTGGTGGACAGCCTAGGAGACTGCATGGCCTTTGGCGCACTGAAGCCCTGCGAGGAGTGCCAGGGCCAGCTGGTGTTCAAGAGCGACGCCTACTACTGCACTGGAGACCTCTCCGCCTGGACCAAGTGTGTGTTCAAGACCCAGCTGCCCAACCGCAAGGGCTGGGTCATCCCCAAG GAGTTCCATGAGCTTCCCTTCCTCAAGAAGTTCAAGTTTAAGAGACAGGACCGGGTGTTCCCCAAGGTggcccctcccccagcctcttcTGCATCCGCTCCCGTCCCCAGTGCCTCCAGTGCTCCCAGTATACCCCTCCCAGAGGGAGCCCCTGCAG ATAAGCCTCTGACAGGGATGAAGTTGCTGACTGTGGGCAAGCTGAGACAGAACAAGGATGAGCTGAAGGCTGCTGTGGAGGAGCTGGGCGGGAAGATCACCGGCACAGCCAATAAGGCTACTCTCTGCCTCAGCACCAAGA aggaggtagagaagaTGAGTAAGAAgatggaggaggcagaggaggcgGGCGTGCGCGTGGTCTCAGAGGACTTCCTTACTGACATCAAGTCCTCGGGCAAGGCCCTGCAGGAGCTGGTCTCCCTGCACGCCATCTCCCCCTGGGGGGCCGAGGTCAAACTAGAGACCCAGGCTCAGTCAGCAGCCTCCAGGTCTGGAGCCATGGCTGGCAAGAGCACCAAGAgggtgaaggaggaggaag GTGTTAGCAAGGCCAGTAAGAAGATGAAGCTGACTGTGAAAGGAGGGGCAGCAGTGGACCCAGACTCATGTCTAGAGAACAGTGCTCATGTCCTGGATCAGAATGGCAAGATCTTCAGCGCTACGCTAGGTCTGGTGGACATCGTCAGGGGAACCAACTCCTACTACAAACTGCAGCTGTTGGAGGACGATGTGCATAAACG GTACTGGGTGTTCCGCTCCTGGGGCAGAGTGGGCACCACCATCGGGGGAAATAAGCTGGATAAGTTCCATGATAAGAACTCTGCCATGGACAACTTCCTGGGTGTGTACGAAGAGAAGACAGGAAACGCCTGGGGCTCTTCCCACTTCACCAAGTATCCCAACAGGTTCTACCCTCTGGAGATCGACTACGGTCAG GATGAGGAGGCGGTGAAGAGGCTGACAGCCAGTGCTGGTACAAACTCTCTGCTGGCCAGGCCTGTCCAGGAACTCATCAGGACCATCTTTGATGTGGAGAGCATGAAGAAGGCCATGGTAGAGTTTGAG ATTGACCTCCAGAAGATGCCGCTGGGGAAGCTGAGTAAGAGGCAGATTCAGAGTGCCTACGCCCTCCTCAGTGAGGTGCAGCAGGCTGTGTCGGACAGTTCCTCAGAGTCCCACATTCTGGACCTGTCCAATCGCTTCTACACCCTCATACCTCACGACTTTGGCATGAAGAAACCACCGCTGCTCAGCAACCTTGACTACATTCAG GCTAAGGTCCAGATGTTGGACAACCTGCTGGACATTGAAGTGGCCTACAGTCTGCTGAAAGGAGGGGCAGAGGATAACAAGAAGGACCCTATCGACATCAACTATGAGAAACTCAAAACCAAGATTGAG GTTGTTGACAAGACCACAAAGGAGGCAGAGATCATTCTGCAGTATGTCAAGAACACACACGCTGCTACACACAACACCTACACACTGGAAGTTGAGGAG ATCTTTAAGATCGTTAGGGAGGGAGAGTACCAGAAGTACCGCCCCTTCCAGGATCTGCCTAATCGACAGCTTCTGTGGCACGGTTCTCGTGCCACCAACTACGCTGGTATCCTTTCTCAGGGTCTGCGTATCGCCCCTCCTGAAGCCCCCGTG ACGGGTTACATGTTTGGCAAAGGTGTGTACTTTGCCGACATGGTGTCCAAGTCGGCCAACTACTGCCACACCTCCCAGTCCGACCCAACTGGCCTACTTCTACTGGGAGAGGTCGCCCTCGGAAACAT GCATGAACTGAAGAAGGCCTCACACATCACAAAACTACCCAAGGGTAAACACAGTGTGAAAG GTTTGGGTCGAAACGCCCCAGATCCTAGTGCCACTGTCACTTTAGATGGGGTGCAAGTGCCTCTGGGAAAAGGAACCAACACCAACATCGACGACACGAGTCTGCTGTACAACGA ATACATTGTGTATGATGTGGCACAGGTGAACCTGAAGTACCTGCTGAAGATCAAGTTCAACTACCAGATGTCCATGTGGTGA
- the LOC109866520 gene encoding adenosine receptor A1, producing the protein MTEITASLNRSTSLLFDNSTFRPYLQPLWTSSPSSTPPPPDLVVSPNIVYMVAELIIATLSTVGNLLVCAAVGLNRKLRTVTNYFLVSLAVADICVGALAIPCAILTGVGVPRHNLYLCLLMLSVLIMLTQSSIFSLLAVAVERYVAIFLPFRYHTLMTPRNAILVILVTWVLAFLIGLVPLMGWHKTPPDSGYCFFVFVVDMTYMVYFNFFACVLAPLVVMFLIYAKIFVTVKRQVRRIAAERGGGVGGAEGQAARAASMKKEIKTATSLFLVLFLFTACWIPLHVINCFLLLCPGCPVPLELLLTAIILSHANSAVNPFLYAYKMKTFRNTFKAIFLCCRALGDWEEAADGGGTTTHRT; encoded by the coding sequence ATGACAGAGATCACAGCATCACTGAATCGCTCAACCTCCCTTCTCTTCGACAACTCAACCTTCCGCCCATACCTTCAACCCCTCtggacctcctccccctcttccacccctcctccccctgacCTGGTGGTGTCCCCCAACATTGTGTACATGGTGGCTGAACTCATCATAGCAACCCTCTCCACCGTGGGTAACCTGCTGGTGTGTGCTGCCGTTGGCCTCAACAGGAAGCTACGTACTGTCACCAACTACTTCCTAGTGTCGCTGGCCGTAGCCGACATCTGCGTGGGTGCATTGGCCATCCCTTGCGCCATCCTCACTGGCGTTGGCGTGCCCCGCCACAACCTCTACCTGTGTCTGCTGATGCTAAGTGTGCTCATCATGCTAACCCAGAGCTCCATCTTCAGCCTGCTAGCTGTAGCTGTGGAGCGCTACGTGGCCATCTTCCTGCCCTTCCGCTACCACACGCTCATGACGCCACGCAACGCTATCCTAGTTATCCTGGTGACCTGGGTGCTGGCTTTCCTCATTGGCCTGGTGCCCCTCATGGGCTGGCACAAAACACCGCCCGACTCGGGCTACTGCTTCTTCGTGTTCGTGGTGGACATGACCTATATGGTCTACTTCAACTTCTTTGCCTGCGTGCTAGCGCCCCTGGTGGTCATGTTCCTCATCTACGCCAAGATCTTTGTGACAGTCAAGCGGCAGGTACGGCGCATCGCAGCAGAGCGCGGGGGCGGCGTGGGGGGTGCGGAGGGGCAGGCGGCCCGGGCGGCCAGCATGAAGAAGGAGATAAAGACAGCCACGTCGCTGTTTctcgtcctcttcctcttcactgcCTGCTGGATACCACTGCACGTCATCAACTGCTTCCTGCTGCTCTGCCCCGGCTGCCCTGTGCCTTTGGAGCTCCTCCTCACCGCCATTATCCTATCACACGCAAACTCTGCCGTTAACCCCTTTCTGTACGCGTACAAGATGAAGACCTTCCGGAACACCTTTAAGGCCATCTTCCTCTGCTGTAGAGCTCTAGGGGACTGGGAAGAGGCGGCCGATGGTGGGGGGACCACCACCCACAGGACCTGA